One genomic segment of Alkalimarinus alittae includes these proteins:
- a CDS encoding Na(+)-translocating NADH-quinone reductase subunit C has translation MSSNKESTQKTIIVALLLCLVCSVVVAASVVLLRPIQEKNKALNLKQNILAAAGLLKENATPADIETTFERITAKLVDLDSGQYVLPETIGVASAIDYDQKSASKNPKLSDVLPGEQDIASIKRREKYAKVYLVEQDGEIETIIVPVHGYGLWSTLYGFVALEKDANTVAGFGFYQHGETPGLGGEVDNPKWKAQWPGKKIYDFDVNSEPKIELIKGSVDVSKPGAEYKIDGLSGATLTSRGVTNLIHFWLGDHGFRKYLDRVREGA, from the coding sequence GTGTCTAGTAATAAAGAGAGTACTCAGAAAACGATCATTGTTGCACTGCTGCTTTGTTTAGTTTGTTCTGTCGTTGTTGCAGCTTCGGTTGTTTTATTACGCCCGATACAAGAGAAAAATAAAGCGCTTAACTTGAAGCAAAATATACTTGCAGCCGCAGGTCTTCTCAAAGAGAACGCTACACCTGCAGATATTGAAACTACATTTGAGCGTATCACTGCCAAGTTGGTGGATTTAGATTCAGGTCAGTATGTTTTACCTGAGACTATAGGTGTTGCTTCAGCGATCGACTATGATCAAAAAAGCGCATCTAAAAATCCAAAGCTCTCTGACGTATTACCTGGAGAGCAAGATATCGCGAGCATTAAGCGCCGTGAAAAATATGCCAAGGTATATTTGGTTGAGCAGGATGGCGAAATAGAAACGATTATCGTACCTGTTCATGGCTATGGATTGTGGTCGACACTATACGGCTTTGTGGCATTGGAGAAAGATGCCAACACAGTCGCAGGTTTTGGTTTTTATCAGCACGGTGAAACGCCAGGACTAGGTGGAGAAGTTGATAATCCTAAGTGGAAAGCTCAGTGGCCTGGTAAAAAAATCTATGACTTTGATGTTAATAGCGAGCCAAAGATTGAGTTAATCAAAGGCAGTGTTGATGTTTCAAAGCCTGGTGCTGAATATAAAATCGATGGTCTTTCTGGTGCAACACTTACCAGTCGTGGTGTTACCAACTTAATACATTTTTGGTTGGGCGATCATGGTTTCCGTAAGTATCTAGACCGTGTAAGAGAGGGGGCTTAA
- a CDS encoding NADH:ubiquinone reductase (Na(+)-transporting) subunit B, whose product MGLRQFLDKMEPHFHKGGKYEKWYALYEAADTIFYTPPSVTATTSHVRDGIDLKRMMITVWLCAFPAMFFGMWNIGFQANTYMAETGAVMGNDLRSVVIAMLAGNDASSIWDNMIYGATYFVPIYFVAFVVGGFWEVLFAMVRGHEVNEGFFVTSILFALILPPDIPLWQVALGISFGVVIGKEVFGGTGKNFLNPALTGRAFLFFAYPSEISGDAVWTAVDGFSGATTLGVAAIGGMDAVKDQLTWMDSFLGTVQGSIGETSVVAILIGGVVLLATKIASWRIVSGVMLGMIATSLLFNTIGSDTNPMFEMPWHWHLVVGGFCFGMIFMATDPVSASMTNQGKWAFGALIGIMVVLIRVVNPAFPEGMMLAILFANLFAPLIDHVVTQANIKRRLARV is encoded by the coding sequence ATGGGATTAAGACAATTTCTAGATAAGATGGAGCCGCACTTTCATAAAGGTGGAAAGTATGAAAAGTGGTATGCGCTTTATGAAGCTGCAGACACTATCTTCTATACGCCTCCTAGTGTAACGGCGACTACTTCACATGTTCGTGATGGCATAGACCTCAAGCGCATGATGATCACGGTATGGTTATGTGCATTCCCCGCCATGTTTTTTGGTATGTGGAACATTGGTTTCCAAGCCAACACCTATATGGCTGAAACCGGCGCTGTAATGGGGAACGACTTACGATCTGTTGTTATCGCAATGCTAGCCGGCAATGATGCATCTTCAATTTGGGATAACATGATCTACGGTGCGACCTATTTTGTTCCGATATATTTCGTAGCATTTGTCGTAGGTGGATTTTGGGAAGTATTGTTCGCAATGGTTCGTGGGCACGAAGTTAACGAAGGTTTCTTTGTTACCTCAATCCTCTTTGCTCTGATTCTGCCGCCTGATATTCCATTATGGCAAGTTGCTTTGGGTATCTCGTTTGGTGTTGTTATTGGTAAAGAAGTGTTTGGTGGAACGGGTAAGAACTTCTTAAACCCAGCGCTAACAGGCCGCGCATTCTTATTCTTCGCATACCCATCAGAAATTTCTGGTGATGCTGTATGGACTGCAGTTGATGGCTTCAGTGGTGCAACAACATTAGGTGTTGCGGCTATTGGTGGTATGGACGCTGTTAAAGATCAGCTAACGTGGATGGATTCATTTTTAGGAACCGTACAAGGTTCTATCGGTGAAACGTCTGTCGTCGCTATTCTTATTGGTGGTGTTGTTCTACTGGCTACTAAGATTGCCTCTTGGCGAATAGTGTCTGGCGTAATGCTAGGTATGATTGCGACATCATTATTATTTAACACTATTGGTTCTGATACTAACCCAATGTTTGAAATGCCTTGGCACTGGCACTTAGTGGTAGGTGGTTTCTGCTTCGGTATGATCTTTATGGCAACAGACCCAGTCTCTGCATCGATGACGAATCAGGGTAAGTGGGCATTTGGTGCGCTGATCGGCATTATGGTTGTATTGATACGAGTAGTTAACCCTGCCTTCCCTGAAGGAATGATGTTAGCGATTCTGTTTGCAAACTTGTTTGCACCATTAATCGACCACGTCGTTACACAGGCCAACATTAAGCGGAGGTTAGCACGTGTCTAG
- a CDS encoding tellurite resistance TerB family protein yields the protein MISRIKRFFEDNLQLANHTPQENEKQVELTCIALLIELSKVDLSIDDAELKVIRELANKEFGINNDKVDEIIELAKEEADQSTSLYQFTELVNANYEDEMKYQLILSMWKVAFADGKIDKYEEHLIRKISDLIYVPHVKFMEAKFHAQKEFATR from the coding sequence ATGATTAGTAGGATCAAACGCTTTTTCGAAGACAACCTTCAACTCGCCAATCACACTCCGCAAGAAAATGAAAAGCAAGTTGAACTTACCTGCATAGCGTTACTAATCGAATTGTCGAAGGTTGATCTATCGATCGATGACGCGGAGCTTAAGGTAATACGTGAATTAGCAAACAAAGAGTTTGGTATCAATAATGATAAAGTCGATGAGATAATCGAACTGGCAAAAGAAGAGGCTGATCAATCAACCTCTCTTTATCAATTTACTGAACTTGTAAACGCTAATTACGAAGATGAAATGAAATATCAGCTCATACTTTCTATGTGGAAAGTTGCTTTTGCAGATGGAAAAATTGATAAGTATGAAGAACACCTCATACGTAAAATTTCTGATTTGATTTATGTTCCTCATGTAAAGTTTATGGAGGCAAAATTCCATGCTCAAAAGGAATTTGCCACTCGTTAG
- the nqrF gene encoding NADH:ubiquinone reductase (Na(+)-transporting) subunit F, whose translation MNAEIILGVVMFTVIVLSLVAVILAARAKLVSTGDVTIGVNDNPEHTIKTPAGGKLLQTLASEGVFLASACGGGGTCAQCKCKVLSGGGSMLPTEQSHFTKREEAEGWRLSCQVAVKEDMEIEVEEEVFGVKQWECTVASNENVATFIKELVLTLPEGENVDFRAGGYVQLEVPAHEVDYKDFDIEEEYRGDWDKFNLWQYKSVVKEPVIRAYSMANYPEEKGIVKFNIRIASPPPGTNFPPGQMSSYVFNMKPGDKITVSGPFGEFFAKDTENEMVFIGGGAGMAPMRSHIFDQLKRLGSKRKMSFWYGARSLREMFYQDEYDMLAKENDNFNWQVALSDPQPEDNWEGLTGFIHNVLYENYLKDHPAPEDCEYYMCGPPMMNAAVIKMLKDLGVEDENILLDDFGG comes from the coding sequence ATGAATGCAGAAATTATTTTAGGCGTGGTCATGTTTACCGTCATCGTACTATCACTGGTGGCGGTGATACTAGCAGCTAGAGCAAAGCTTGTTAGTACCGGGGATGTTACGATTGGCGTAAATGATAACCCAGAACATACGATCAAAACGCCCGCTGGCGGTAAGTTGTTACAGACACTCGCTTCAGAAGGGGTTTTTCTTGCCTCTGCTTGCGGTGGTGGTGGTACTTGCGCGCAGTGTAAGTGTAAAGTATTAAGCGGTGGTGGCTCTATGCTGCCAACAGAGCAGTCACATTTCACTAAGCGTGAAGAAGCTGAAGGATGGAGATTGTCCTGTCAGGTGGCTGTAAAAGAAGATATGGAAATTGAAGTAGAAGAAGAAGTTTTTGGTGTTAAGCAGTGGGAATGTACTGTTGCTTCAAACGAAAACGTAGCAACTTTCATTAAAGAGCTCGTGCTCACATTGCCTGAAGGCGAAAATGTAGATTTTCGTGCGGGGGGCTATGTACAACTAGAAGTACCTGCTCACGAAGTTGACTATAAAGACTTTGACATAGAAGAAGAGTACCGAGGTGATTGGGATAAATTTAACCTTTGGCAGTATAAGTCAGTGGTTAAAGAGCCTGTTATCCGTGCTTATTCTATGGCGAACTACCCAGAAGAGAAGGGTATTGTTAAGTTCAATATTCGTATCGCTTCACCGCCTCCGGGAACTAACTTCCCACCAGGCCAGATGTCATCTTATGTCTTCAATATGAAGCCAGGTGATAAGATCACTGTTTCAGGTCCATTTGGTGAGTTCTTTGCTAAGGATACCGAAAATGAAATGGTCTTCATTGGTGGGGGTGCCGGTATGGCGCCAATGCGATCACATATCTTTGATCAGCTTAAGCGTCTAGGATCTAAGCGTAAAATGTCTTTCTGGTATGGTGCGCGAAGCCTAAGAGAGATGTTCTACCAGGATGAATATGACATGCTGGCTAAAGAAAATGATAATTTCAATTGGCAGGTAGCGCTTTCTGACCCTCAGCCTGAGGATAATTGGGAAGGCTTAACTGGGTTTATCCATAACGTGCTGTACGAGAACTATCTAAAGGATCACCCAGCCCCAGAAGATTGTGAGTACTACATGTGTGGGCCGCCAATGATGAACGCTGCGGTTATCAAAATGCTTAAAGATTTAGGTGTTGAAGATGAAAATATACTATTGGATGATTTCGGAGGTTAA
- the nqrE gene encoding NADH:ubiquinone reductase (Na(+)-transporting) subunit E — MFEHYLSLFIKAVFVENMALAFFLGMCTFLALSKKIDAALGLGIAVIVVLGITVPINNLIYTSLLKDGALAWAGYPEVDLSFLGLLTYIGVIAALVQILEMVLDKYFPDLYNALGVFLPLITVNCAIMGASLFMVERDYTFGESAVYGLGAGVGWALAIVALAGIREKLKYSDVPDGLRGLGITFITVGLMSLGFMSFSGISL, encoded by the coding sequence ATGTTTGAACATTATCTTAGCCTATTTATAAAAGCTGTTTTTGTTGAAAACATGGCGTTGGCATTCTTTCTGGGTATGTGTACCTTTTTGGCACTGTCTAAGAAAATTGATGCAGCCCTAGGTTTAGGTATCGCTGTTATCGTTGTGTTAGGTATTACCGTACCTATTAACAACCTTATTTATACATCTCTACTAAAAGACGGAGCGCTTGCTTGGGCGGGTTATCCTGAAGTTGATCTAAGCTTTTTGGGTCTACTCACTTATATTGGTGTTATTGCTGCATTGGTACAAATTCTTGAGATGGTTCTTGATAAGTACTTTCCGGACCTATACAACGCGTTGGGTGTATTCCTTCCGCTTATCACTGTAAATTGCGCGATCATGGGGGCTTCATTGTTCATGGTTGAGCGTGATTATACATTTGGTGAAAGTGCCGTTTATGGTCTCGGTGCAGGTGTTGGTTGGGCATTAGCGATCGTTGCACTAGCGGGTATCCGTGAAAAGCTTAAGTATAGTGATGTGCCAGATGGTCTTCGTGGTTTAGGTATTACCTTTATCACTGTGGGTCTTATGTCACTTGGTTTTATGTCATTTTCGGGAATTTCGCTATAA
- a CDS encoding FAD:protein FMN transferase, whose product MKIYYWMISEVNEESMSIFSIKPATMTMLKSIVILAGLFISGCDLIADSDSKENKSVTSEHIYEISGPIMGSSYHIKVVLTPDEGVLENLRVGVSDSLIRVDRLMSTYKPDSEISRFNSSPQNEWFAVSPETFEVIELGQLISQRSAGSYDMTVGPLVNSWGFGPTGKPVKIPDEDQLQNVLTRVGFTHLTLDAETRSISKSADIYLDLSSIAKGYAVDVVANFLELQGVNNFLVEVGGEIRANGFKPNKEPWRLAIESPTAEERSIYKVIELTNAGLATSGDYRNYYEENGVRYSHTINPLTGMPVQHTLTSVSVVRPTSAEADAMATMFMVMGPEKGFQFAVDNNIAAYFIFRSDSGFKSQSTLQFEQYLAQ is encoded by the coding sequence ATGAAAATATACTATTGGATGATTTCGGAGGTTAACGAAGAGTCCATGTCTATATTTTCAATAAAGCCCGCCACGATGACAATGCTGAAAAGCATTGTCATTTTGGCGGGCTTATTTATTTCTGGTTGTGATTTAATCGCTGATTCTGATAGTAAAGAAAATAAGTCTGTTACTTCAGAACATATCTATGAGATATCTGGCCCAATAATGGGGAGCAGCTATCATATTAAAGTCGTATTGACCCCTGATGAAGGGGTGTTAGAAAATCTACGTGTAGGCGTAAGTGACTCGCTTATTCGTGTAGATAGACTCATGTCGACTTACAAACCTGATTCTGAAATATCGCGATTTAATTCTTCTCCACAGAACGAATGGTTTGCTGTTTCACCTGAAACGTTTGAAGTGATCGAATTAGGTCAGTTGATCAGCCAAAGAAGTGCTGGTAGCTATGATATGACGGTAGGGCCTTTGGTAAACAGTTGGGGGTTTGGGCCAACGGGCAAACCGGTTAAGATCCCTGACGAAGATCAGTTACAAAACGTGCTAACTCGCGTAGGCTTTACGCATTTAACACTAGACGCTGAAACTCGTTCTATATCGAAGAGCGCTGATATATACCTTGATCTTTCTTCGATAGCTAAAGGTTACGCAGTTGATGTAGTGGCTAATTTCTTAGAGTTGCAAGGCGTCAATAATTTCTTAGTCGAAGTAGGGGGTGAAATTCGTGCAAACGGCTTTAAACCAAACAAGGAGCCATGGAGGTTAGCAATTGAGTCACCTACCGCTGAAGAGCGGTCGATATATAAAGTGATTGAATTAACTAACGCAGGCTTGGCGACCTCCGGAGATTACCGGAACTATTACGAAGAAAACGGTGTCAGATATTCACATACGATTAACCCGTTAACCGGTATGCCCGTCCAGCATACGTTAACATCTGTGAGTGTCGTAAGACCGACCTCTGCAGAAGCAGATGCAATGGCTACCATGTTTATGGTTATGGGGCCTGAAAAGGGCTTTCAGTTTGCCGTCGACAACAACATTGCTGCGTATTTTATATTCAGGAGTGACTCTGGTTTTAAGAGTCAATCTACTCTACAGTTTGAACAGTATTTAGCTCAGTGA
- the nqrM gene encoding (Na+)-NQR maturation NqrM, translated as MNTFMIVFIFMGFVILAMSVGVLMGRKPISGSCGGMATLGMDVACDICKGDKDICDDEQEKVKARKAVKDLSYDATKS; from the coding sequence ATGAATACATTTATGATTGTTTTTATATTTATGGGGTTCGTAATCCTAGCTATGTCTGTTGGCGTTTTGATGGGGCGTAAACCTATTTCGGGCTCTTGCGGCGGAATGGCAACATTGGGGATGGATGTTGCTTGTGACATTTGCAAGGGTGATAAAGATATTTGTGATGACGAACAAGAAAAAGTTAAAGCTAGAAAAGCAGTTAAAGACTTAAGTTACGATGCGACTAAAAGCTAA
- a CDS encoding NADH:ubiquinone reductase (Na(+)-transporting) subunit D, translating into MSDMTIKKVLLDPIANNNPIALQILGICSALAVTTSLQLSIVMTVAVCLVTAFSSMSVSMIRNHIPSSIRIIVQMTIIATLVIVVDQLLRAFAYELSKQLSVFVGLIITNCIVMGRAEAFAMKNGPVMSFVDGIGNGLGYGAMLIAVAVVRELLGSGSLFGIEIMTTVNNGGWYQPNGMLLLPPSAFFIIGLIIWGLRAWKPEQNEAPDYKIKAHVTKEAF; encoded by the coding sequence ATGTCTGATATGACAATTAAAAAGGTTCTTCTGGACCCTATTGCCAATAACAACCCAATAGCCTTACAGATATTAGGTATCTGTTCTGCTCTAGCGGTAACAACAAGTCTACAGTTATCGATTGTTATGACTGTAGCAGTATGTTTGGTAACGGCATTCTCAAGTATGTCTGTATCGATGATACGTAACCATATTCCTTCAAGTATTCGTATTATCGTGCAGATGACGATCATAGCGACACTTGTAATCGTGGTTGACCAGCTACTTAGAGCGTTTGCTTATGAATTAAGTAAGCAATTATCGGTATTTGTTGGTCTTATTATTACCAACTGTATCGTAATGGGACGAGCTGAAGCCTTCGCCATGAAAAATGGTCCGGTAATGAGTTTTGTTGACGGTATTGGTAACGGTTTAGGTTACGGTGCAATGTTGATTGCTGTTGCTGTTGTTAGAGAGTTGTTAGGTTCTGGTTCTTTGTTCGGGATCGAAATCATGACAACGGTTAATAACGGTGGGTGGTATCAGCCAAATGGTATGTTGCTTCTTCCACCAAGTGCCTTCTTCATTATTGGTCTTATTATTTGGGGCTTACGTGCTTGGAAACCTGAGCAAAATGAAGCACCAGACTACAAGATCAAAGCACATGTTACTAAGGAGGCATTCTAA
- a CDS encoding glycerophosphodiester phosphodiesterase has protein sequence MKIYGHRGAKGEAPENTLEGFIHAYKQGIRRFELDVQLTKDGQLIVIHDQTLERTTGVATKVKDANFSEIEHLDARKNTAAWSSHCHIPTLTQVVNSCPDVEHWQFEVKTSSKDRLNILCNRLVEYIQANKLNATCVVTSSNTWFLKELRRRDPSIKIGFVAEYRFPKPINTAKALGCEYLCLNYTLCSENLAKETHKLGIHLSCWTVNNIHEMLQLRELGVDSIITDFPTSAMIYFENNGLITS, from the coding sequence GTGAAGATATACGGTCATAGAGGAGCAAAAGGAGAGGCTCCTGAGAATACTCTCGAAGGTTTTATACACGCCTATAAACAGGGAATAAGGCGATTTGAGCTTGATGTACAATTGACTAAAGACGGCCAACTCATTGTCATTCATGACCAAACATTAGAAAGAACGACAGGGGTTGCCACCAAAGTTAAGGACGCAAACTTTAGCGAAATTGAACACCTTGACGCTCGAAAGAATACAGCCGCATGGAGCTCTCACTGTCATATCCCCACCCTAACGCAAGTAGTGAATAGCTGCCCAGACGTTGAGCACTGGCAATTTGAAGTCAAGACGAGCTCTAAAGATCGCTTAAATATTCTGTGCAATAGATTAGTTGAGTATATTCAAGCAAATAAACTTAATGCTACCTGCGTTGTCACGTCATCTAACACTTGGTTTTTAAAAGAGCTAAGGCGTAGAGACCCAAGCATCAAAATTGGTTTTGTTGCCGAATACCGTTTTCCGAAGCCAATTAATACGGCTAAGGCACTTGGCTGCGAATACCTTTGTCTTAATTACACCTTATGCAGCGAAAACTTAGCTAAAGAAACACACAAATTAGGCATTCACCTTTCATGTTGGACGGTGAATAACATACATGAAATGCTTCAACTAAGAGAGCTTGGGGTAGATAGTATCATTACAGACTTCCCTACGAGCGCAATGATCTATTTCGAAAATAATGGATTGATAACTAGCTAG
- the sthA gene encoding Si-specific NAD(P)(+) transhydrogenase — protein MAEYHYDVVVIGAGPAGEGAAMNAAKNGKRVAVIENKGAVGGNCTHLGTIPSKALRHAVKQIITFNTNAMFRDIGEPRWFSFPRVLKNAERVISKQVKLRTQFYARNRVDLYTGTAYFADPHRIEIRGSQTSSEVLNAKNVVIATGSRPYLPADINFRHTRIYNSDTILKLSHTPRTLAIYGAGVIGSEYASIFAGLGVKVDLINPGDRLLSFLDDEISDALSYHLRNNGVLVRHNEEYESVEGDENSVVVTLKSGKKLRVDAFLWCNGRSGNTDNLGLENVGLEPNSRGQLTIDKQYRTEVEHIYAVGDVIGWPALASAAYDQGRAASSELVGDSFYRYVDDVPTGIYTIPEISSVGKTERELTDEKVPYEVGQSFFKDLARAQITGEPVGMLKILFHRDTKAILGIHCFGDQAAEIVHIGQAIMAQEGEANSLDYFINTTFNYPTMAEAYRVAALNGLNRIF, from the coding sequence ATGGCTGAATATCATTATGACGTCGTGGTCATAGGGGCGGGACCTGCTGGGGAAGGTGCTGCAATGAATGCAGCGAAAAACGGCAAGCGAGTTGCTGTAATTGAAAATAAAGGAGCGGTTGGGGGAAACTGTACTCATCTAGGTACCATACCTTCAAAAGCGCTTAGACACGCGGTTAAGCAAATTATAACGTTTAACACTAATGCTATGTTCCGTGATATTGGCGAACCTCGTTGGTTTTCGTTTCCTCGTGTACTGAAGAATGCTGAGCGTGTCATTTCTAAGCAAGTTAAGCTTCGCACTCAGTTTTATGCTCGAAACCGTGTAGACCTTTACACTGGCACGGCGTACTTTGCTGACCCCCATAGAATAGAAATTAGAGGGTCTCAAACCTCTAGCGAAGTGCTAAATGCAAAAAACGTTGTAATAGCGACAGGTTCTAGGCCTTATTTACCTGCTGATATTAACTTCCGCCATACTCGAATTTATAACAGCGATACTATTCTTAAGTTAAGTCATACACCAAGAACGCTTGCTATCTATGGTGCAGGTGTCATCGGCTCAGAGTATGCTTCGATTTTTGCAGGTCTTGGAGTAAAAGTTGATCTTATTAACCCAGGTGATCGTCTTTTGTCATTTCTGGATGATGAAATTTCAGATGCACTGAGTTACCACTTGAGAAATAATGGCGTATTAGTCCGCCATAATGAAGAATATGAATCGGTTGAAGGTGACGAAAATAGCGTTGTTGTAACGTTAAAGTCTGGTAAAAAGTTAAGGGTAGATGCCTTTTTATGGTGTAACGGCCGAAGCGGAAATACTGATAACTTAGGACTTGAGAATGTAGGGCTTGAACCTAATTCTCGTGGCCAGTTAACCATCGATAAGCAATACCGTACTGAAGTAGAACATATTTATGCCGTAGGCGATGTTATTGGTTGGCCTGCGTTAGCAAGTGCCGCTTATGACCAAGGCCGTGCGGCTTCTTCAGAGTTAGTGGGGGATAGCTTTTATCGTTATGTTGATGATGTGCCGACCGGCATCTATACGATTCCTGAAATCAGTTCTGTAGGTAAAACAGAAAGAGAGCTAACAGACGAAAAAGTGCCTTATGAAGTAGGGCAGTCGTTCTTCAAAGATCTAGCGCGAGCACAGATTACTGGCGAACCTGTAGGCATGCTGAAAATCTTATTCCACCGTGATACTAAAGCGATTTTGGGTATTCACTGTTTCGGTGATCAGGCGGCTGAAATCGTTCACATCGGGCAAGCGATCATGGCTCAAGAAGGTGAAGCGAATTCGTTAGATTACTTCATTAACACCACGTTTAACTATCCGACGATGGCTGAAGCGTACCGTGTGGCAGCCTTGAATGGTTTAAATAGGATCTTTTGA
- a CDS encoding Na(+)-translocating NADH-quinone reductase subunit A, translating to MINIKKGLELPISGAPEQKITDTKTVSNVALVGFDYIGMKPTMAVQVGDKVKRGQLLFEDKKTAGVRFTSPAAGTVKEVNRGERRVFQSIVIEVEGDEAEVFSKYEENQLASIERQQVVDNLVQSGLWTALRTRPYSKVPEIDSTPNSIFVTAMDTNPLAADPKLVIKESANDFNNGLAVLKQLTNGKVFVCADKDFNVSLPSDSAIELQTFSGIHPAGNAGTHIHYLDPVSDKKTVWSIGYQDVIAVGQLFTTGELNVDRVISIAGPKVNKPRLIRTRVGACLTDLVKGETDSGSNNRIISGSVFGGRKATGPVAYLGRYANQVSVLEEGDKREFIGWLSPGANKFSVMNIYLSKFTSGKLFNFTTTTNGSERAMVPVGAYEEVMPLDILPTQLLRALVVGDTEQAQKLGCLELEEEDLALCSFVCSGKYEYGPILRDNLTLIEKEG from the coding sequence ATGATTAATATCAAGAAAGGCCTGGAATTACCTATATCTGGTGCCCCTGAGCAAAAGATTACCGATACAAAGACTGTGAGCAATGTGGCTCTAGTCGGGTTTGATTACATCGGTATGAAGCCAACTATGGCTGTTCAGGTGGGAGATAAGGTTAAGCGCGGGCAGTTGCTGTTTGAAGATAAGAAGACGGCAGGTGTTCGATTCACTTCTCCAGCAGCAGGTACTGTTAAAGAAGTTAATCGTGGCGAAAGGAGAGTGTTTCAATCTATCGTTATCGAAGTTGAGGGTGATGAAGCTGAGGTTTTCTCAAAATACGAAGAAAATCAATTAGCGAGCATCGAGCGACAACAGGTAGTCGATAATCTAGTACAGTCAGGTTTGTGGACGGCACTTCGTACGCGTCCATATAGCAAGGTTCCTGAGATTGATAGTACACCAAATTCAATCTTTGTTACGGCTATGGACACAAACCCTCTGGCTGCAGACCCTAAGTTGGTTATCAAAGAATCTGCAAATGACTTTAACAATGGTTTGGCTGTGCTAAAACAGTTAACCAATGGAAAAGTGTTTGTATGTGCAGATAAAGACTTTAATGTGTCTTTGCCTTCTGATAGCGCAATAGAATTGCAAACGTTCTCAGGTATTCATCCTGCAGGCAATGCCGGAACGCACATCCATTACCTTGATCCAGTAAGTGATAAAAAGACTGTTTGGTCTATTGGGTATCAAGATGTTATTGCTGTTGGGCAGTTGTTCACAACAGGTGAGCTAAATGTAGATCGCGTTATTTCTATTGCTGGGCCAAAGGTTAATAAGCCTCGTTTAATTCGAACGCGTGTAGGTGCTTGCTTAACTGACCTTGTTAAAGGTGAGACCGATAGCGGATCTAACAACCGAATTATTTCTGGTTCAGTATTTGGCGGTCGAAAAGCAACAGGTCCTGTCGCTTACTTAGGCCGTTATGCGAATCAGGTTTCTGTTTTAGAAGAAGGTGATAAGCGAGAGTTTATAGGTTGGTTGTCACCAGGCGCTAACAAGTTCTCGGTAATGAATATCTATCTGTCAAAGTTTACGTCAGGAAAGCTATTTAACTTCACCACCACCACGAATGGTAGTGAAAGGGCAATGGTTCCTGTTGGTGCTTACGAAGAAGTCATGCCGTTAGACATTTTACCGACTCAATTACTACGTGCACTTGTAGTGGGTGATACTGAGCAAGCTCAGAAGTTAGGCTGCCTAGAACTAGAAGAAGAAGATTTAGCACTTTGTTCATTTGTTTGCTCTGGCAAATATGAATATGGCCCAATTCTTCGCGATAATTTAACACTCATCGAGAAAGAGGGCTAA